In the Archocentrus centrarchus isolate MPI-CPG fArcCen1 chromosome 19, fArcCen1, whole genome shotgun sequence genome, GCCTGTTTAATGGGCCGTCCATTTGCCAACTGTTCCTTTGAGGGGGCCAGTGCGTCGGGTGTCGGAGCAGGGATTTGGGAGGGAGGCCCGGTGCCGCTGGATCAGACAGATGGAGGGGGGTCCGGCTCCATTCATTTAGCTCTATGAGAACAACAGAGCCCCACTTCAAACAACAAGAACGCAACCTGCTGGCCCCATCGTCTGCCATACACAGGCATGCACATGCTGAAACACATGCATTCATGCACATGCTTTTATTAGAACTTTCTTAATGCGTATTTGATCTGATGTGTCTTAAATCTAAAATCTATCCCAACTCAATACCTCAAGATAAAGTTGTCACCACTGCTGTTCACACTGCCTGCGTAGCTCATCTGCCTCCCTGACACACACGTACGCACAGGGGGCATAAAAACAGCAGGCTTCGCAATGCCCATCCCTGTTCCCAGCCCTTCTTTCCCTGGGAGTCCCTCTTCTGCTACCACCCAGCCCCCCCTCCTGAATTCACTGGCACTTCCAAAAAGCTCCGAGGCGCCAGCGGAGTGGGGCTCATCTCTTGGGAACAATAAAGCCAGATCTTCATAAAAACTTCAAAAAGGCCTCGCCAAGTGTTTTATAGGTGCTTTAAAGGTTTATGGGCCctggggagggagggagaaagcgaaagagagagagagagagagaaatgaatgaTGTAGTAGTGGTAGGCTTCACTTTTCCCACCCACTGCACACACatagcacaaaaacacacacatgctatcatgcacacacatatatgctgCTGCTAATCTGCCAGTAAGCGCCACGCTGATGTCAGTTGGTGGTAGGCAGGGTGCAGCAGGGGGTGACTGTGGATGAGGGATAGAGGGAAAGGGGATGGTGGGGGTGTAACAGGTGAGCAGTTAGTGTAGAAAAGGAATAGCAGAATAGGAAAGCAGGATGCCACTGTGGCGTCAGTAGAATGCTGTCAAAGCAGCGGTTaaaatttatattctttttaagCTTAAGCTCTTTTGTATATATTCAAACAGTTGAGTATATGTCCAGTGTCACATTTTAAGAGGATCTTTCTAGATAAGATGGAAATTAATTGACTAGCTGGACTGGTCTGCCAATTTGTACTTCAAATGTGTAGTTGTCTGGCCAAGGTGTAGCCCAACCTTAATCCTCAATGACCTCAGGGTGGGTTAAGAGTCAGAGCAGATTAAGGTCTAAAGTCTGCTCAGCATCAAAATGCACTGGGTGCTGTTTCTTAGGTGGACCTCGTTTAGCTGCACACGAACTGGAGCAGGGTCTCACATAAAATTAGCAATTTGAACTCTTCAACTTCCAGTACACAAGCTTAACAGCCTCTGAATCCTACCTCTCTGCCAGCTAAAGTGCTGACAAAATCACCTATTAAATGATTCCCCCAGATACATAACTTCACATTGCCACATGTGGATGCATATATTTTGATGAGTCACTGGGCCTGTGCTAAGCATGCTCCATGTTGAATCTCTTTTATGAGCATGAATAGCCACTATTCAAGATGTTTTTGGAATGTTTTCTTTGTAGGTATTCAGATATATGCCAGGGGTTATATTTAGCTCGGGTCTTCCTGGAGTCAGAAGGTTTAAAATTAGGAGGTGTCAGAATTCCAGTACAATTCTTAAGTTACTGTCAATAAACGGTAAGGGGTTGCTCTTAAAGGAGTAGTGTGTTGGCAAGGGTGAATTATGGCATGATATATGTGTGATAAAGAGCTTGGGAAAGTGTGTATGGATTTGTCTTGATATAGTACAACAGTGTAAATCTTCTACATGGcagcacatacatgcacacttATACATTTGCACATCTCAAGATTCCTGAGTGCCTGCCATGTGCATGTTGTGCATCGGTGTGGGTTTTGTGCGTCCTTCTCTACATTAGTGTTTGTCGGATCTGTTGACAGCAAAGcatgcagcattttatttgctCAAGGGCTGAAAAAACACATGGCGTTAGCAAGGGAGCGCTGTGATTTGAGCCTGCTGAAAGCAACCTAGACAGACAGAATTCAACCATGGTTCAGCTGCACATATTAATACGCTGTATGAAAACATAAGATTAATCAGTGCACAAACATAAATTCATATTCTGCTGTGATGCAGATGGGCTGAGTTTAAGGtattagacagacagacagacagatagacagatagatagatagatagatagatctgtCCTTCAAAATGTGCTGAAGAGAGAGCAGATATAAAAGAAACAGTAAAGTccccaaaacagaaccttgtGGCACACCGTAGGCAAGAGAGGGTTGGGGGGAGGGTTCTTAGGTGGACCTTCTTTAGCCACCTAGGAAACTGTGATACCCGTAGTGTGAATGATGATGGTGTTAACATCTGACTTTTAAGAACTCATATACATTAAATGACACCAATCAGCTCTTACAGGGTGGAGGTGGCTGCCATCAGGGAGTGCCATTGTTGCAGGGGAGGCCTATTCTGAAATGCATCACCACTATAAAACCTATGTTTGTAAATGGGTGTAACAAATTTGTTTCTGGTTCTTTTACTAGGGCAGTCTCTTTTTCACAACACTAACACTAGTCTGCCTCTGAATTGGTGTTAATTTAACTCAGAACTGGATGCTTGTGTTTGAATTTGGATAAAAGTGCTTTGTGAAAaaaaggtgggttttttttcatcTTATACTGAGTATAATTCTGCACACCCTAATGCACCATCAGCCAGAAACTGTTGAACCAAATGCTATTACACCTTCATAGTACTTTTCTAATGCTTAATCTTCATCCAAGCCTGTTACAAAAATGATAGTAAAAACACTCACTACACATTATTGTTCATCCATGGGGAGTGCACGCTGTTTCCCTTATGCGGCCATCCCCTCCACTTATGGACTAAGTTTCAGAGCGCAGCTGCCCACCATTCAGTTTTCATCAACTGGGTGGCAAACAGAGGTGAGGTCATTTCAATATAGCAACAAGAGCCCTCTATTTGTCACTCTCATTCATATCAAATGAATGGATGGCTTTTGGGAATGTATCATACAAGCCCCACAGAAAACCGGATCTACACACACTTGAAATATAAGCTTGTTGCGGTGCTTGTAGCTAAAAATGTCAGTGAGGCTAGTTTTCAGCTTTCACAAACTTGGAAAATGTGGTGCAGTTCATTTGTAGAGTGGACAAtctctgaaacaggaagtgtaaaAAGGTAATATCACATAAAAGGAGTTGTTATTGCTCACATGAAGGTCAGAAGCTTCCTACACTTGTGTGCGGCAATAACAAGAGTAGAAACCACAAAAACAACCGAGGCTTTCATTTTGTAATATTCATTTATTGTTcaataaaaatagattttaaaaaagtgacgTGATGTCTCCTTCATGACTTTGCCTGATGCATCTGCCAACTCCTTGTAAACATGGtgcctaacttttttttttttggactggtAAGGGaatttcttcccattcagcacaattctaaaaaacaaacaaacaaacaaaaaaacagcctgcTACTTCACTGATCTTTAACCTCAGTTACGATAACCCGTCTTATGCTCACTTTCACATTTAGGGCAGATACAGTACATTCATCCACactggtgtttgtttgtttgtctatgTACATTGTTCAGTTTCTGgctgtgtgatttatttttgcagatGGCCCTCgtaaaaacaactttaaacaATTTGAATAAAGAAGACATCTAAGCGCTAACACAAGAGTTCAAGCCATCAGTAAAACCAAGTACAACTTATTAGAACATCAGTTTGCCTTAAGACATCTTTATACAGTAGTTACAGGTAAACAAAAGGAGTAAGGAAAGTAAAGTCTGTAAACACTTTGAAAGACACCACTGTTGGCTCCCCCTGTGAAAGCTTCAACAGCATCCTGTGAACCTGGAATGCTACAGTAACTGAGGCCAGGTCCATCAACTTCATCAAACTCTTCTCTTTTGGACCTTTCTGGTGCTACATTTGAAAATTCTGCAGGTCATTATAATGATAAGACATTGCTGAGCTTGGCTGACATATTAGAAGAGGAAAACTATTCATCGTAGGCTGAAAACAGCTGTGAGAAAAAGAATGAACTTCCTGTTACCATTAGATATGGCGCTGTAAACTATGCACAGACTCTTCTGTTTCAAGTGCTTCTGAAGTtgaactaaaaaaagaaaagaaaagaaagcgcCGATTGGTAAAAGGCCTAATTCACCGCGTAGAAAGAATGAATGGGGttaatctgagaaaaaaaaaaaaaagatagtatTTTGTATCTATAGGGGATTGTCTCATTCagtgagagcgagacagtccAAAATGATTTCTATaggaaataacaaaaatgtaattcagAAATTATAATGTATTTTAGAATGCAGAAGTATTTATATGTGGTTTTCAGAATCTGAATGAATATTTATGGGATAATTATATCATATTTTGGAGGTAGAGTAGATTAAAGAACATTATGTAACATTTGCGGAGGAATGGCAACAGTGACCTCTGTGGCCACAAGTGGTAATTACAGTCAAAAAACAGCAATGGTATACAAATAAGACTGCCATACTGAACTACTTTTTCAGCATAATTTTACCAATATGCAGCAGAAGCCAGTGTTAGAAGTTATATTACGAGCTGAGTGAAgcagatgtttcttttttaaactgagatgttaaaatgttttgacTTGGGCATCTTCAAAACCGacaaaatcaacagctttgctaaGTGCACGAGTGTAAGACATAACAAGCCAGCCATTGCTTCCTAACTGCAAGACTGACAGCAAGAATGCCAGCTCGGCGTCAACCTTGCAGCCTTTTGTTTCACTAAGATCTTACTCAAACCCACTCCACTTGTATTCAGCTGCCGATTATAGGTAGCTGTGATGACGACTTTCAATTGCAAGGCGACTGCACACCtggtcacctggtgggaggcaacctggcTCCAAACAGTCGTTGTCTGACTCGGACTGAGTGCAACCATCTCGTACAGTTtggcaaaggtttaaattagAAATGAAGACAGATTGCCAGCATGTTGCAATCAATCAGCTGATGtgagcaattttatttattataaccCACTCGACTCAACTGGCTGCCAACTGGTTTTATTCTGCTTATATTCCTATACAAAAGCAAGGTTACCAAGCACCTACAACATTTTGGAACTAaattgccatcctgcagcaacaacATTACTACTTGTGGAGGAATCTGAATTTTTGTTTCATACCTAcgctcccctccaaaagtattggaacagtgaggccaatccctttattgttgctgtagactgaaaacggGAAAAAAACGATTTAATCAGAGGCAataagtggaaggttttagacgGGCCTGGTCAGTCTCCAGACTTAAACACTATAGAAAAttcattttacctgctaaagaggagactgaagggagtaaccccccccccccctaaaaaaaacaaacaaacaaaaaaaaaacaacagctgaaagaggctgcagtgaaagtCTGGAAAAGCGTTACAAAAGATGAATGAAAAAGTTCaatgatgtcagtgggtcacaggcttgatgctGTTATTGCAAGCAAAGTATTTGCAAGTAAATATGAAGTCTTATTCAGGTTAATCTATTTTAAGTGTCTGGTACTTTTGCTcgcaagaaaaatgggtggcttcagacaaaaggtgatctcttctgaactgtgtatcagatccactAGTAATtccctggaaataaaagctgagatgttgatcttttgtcttatattgatttttttaaatttatttatttttttatgtcaaacccaaatgttttcagtctacagcaaaaataaagggattggccaaACTGTTCCAGTACCTTTGGAGTATGGGGAGTATATGAGGTTCTAGCTGGACTCTGAATGCCAGTAgttgatgtgaatttctgtttaatgtgaatttctgtctatGTAGATGCAACAGATTTGCagtttttgctgatttatcacagtAAATTTCTGTATTATCACAAATAGATTCCATGTAGCTGTCAAATGGACCCCAATCAATTGCAAACTGAAAGCAAACTATCTCATTGAGGTTTTATTCCCATCTCGACGTATCAAAGACAGCCTGATATCCAGGCTGTGACTACCGAGCTAGCTTGTTCTAGCTAGCTGAACACCCAGTTAGCATTGCATGATGTAGCCCCACAAAGTGTTACGCACATTTCACGGGAGATAGTACCTGGTCAACCTGAATTCCAGTGCAAGATGCTTTGGAAGCAGAGTGGGAATGCCACTGTATGCTTGAAATGAATGTTGAGACCAGCTGTCCAATGCAGGATTCATGGTACCACATCTGTATCCTTTTGCGCAGATTTGGGGTATACAACCTACACAGTCCTCCAGAACGTGCCATCCTCCAAAAAACGAACAGTGCATAGTCCATACGGATTGGTTGAAAAGTGGGCCTGAACAGGAAAAGGAGTGACATGTAGTGGGAGAACTatgaaaaaacatcaaagataaaacaacataaaaagtacagacagtggctgcagtggacttttttttctcgtttttaaCACTGTTTCACTTCAGCTGTTTGTATGTTATAACTTCGGTCTTCTCCAAGGCTGGCTGACATAGTCCCATAGACAGCATAATAGATGGAGGTAGTTTTTGGGTCTCAAAAGTGAACCCAACacgaagtgccttaaacctgcattctttcaaaCAGCCATCAGGGGTGCTACCTGTGGTTGCACAAAGACGTGtggtcctatagaagtctatgagaaaacaaATCTCTGATTTGACCTCTGTAAAACCTTTCCAGCTGACATTAGGCTCTCAGTCACCCAGTTCAGGTcttattgaataaaaaattaagcCCATTTTGTAAATCTTGATCATACTATATTTCAGAAAGGCTTACTTTGGGTATGTTCATTGGCTAAGGACTTGTCAAAAGTCCTTAGCCAATGAACATGTGGTTTCACATCACACCTGGAGGCAGACCTGTGGCGACTGTggcaggaggtagagcgggttgTCTATTCATCAGAAAGTCAGCGACTTGATCCCCAGCTCTtgtagtctgcatgtcaaaggatccctgggcaagatactaaaccccgAGTTGCCCCCCCAGTTAATatatcagagtgtgtgtgtgaatgttagacaatgtTTTTAAGCATAGAAGAAAAGcactggatgaatgtgtgtgtgactgggtgaatgaggcttgtagtgaaaagtgctcagagtagaaaagcaccagTCTGTTTACCTGTCCCTTGCTCATCACAACTAGTTTCACAACACCGAGGTGGCAACTGCAAAAACACTAAccttgaggcttcaaaacaggtCTTCAAAAACCAATAGGTGATGTCATGGAAActatatccatcttttatactgtctatgagTAATCCACAGACCGCGTGgtccacatatttttgacactgacCCCTGGTGGCAGTAAACAGCCACCACTTGTAGGTAGCAATTTGCCAGACAGTTTGTAGGCTCTGCATAGGACCAACACCCAACAATGCTGACCCCTTAATGctcttctttattcttttctaTAAATACAAATACGAATGCCTTTGGCTGTTGGTCACATGAGCCTCACTTTGCAGGTTGTTACAGTCAAGAGTCATGAGTGTCATTTtggctaaaataaaaaatatataaatacatacttGAGTCCCTTTGGTTGAGTCCTTTCATGTTTAACAAATTTTGAAGTTGAGTAAGACACAGTTTTGGGGTATATTGTATAGTGTGCATCTTAGAAATCGTGGGCCTTTTAACAACCCTTTGGGAGAGCTTGTCCTAGACTGACGGGCACCACTTTCTGTTGCATCTGGGAACACCACTGaaccaaacacaacaaaacactgaactAGTTAACTCTGAGCACAGCATGACAACAGTACTTGAAATGTACTCAGCACAATTCAGGAAGGTTTGCATGCTTTTTCCATCAATTAGaataacaaaaaagtaaaaagtattgcttgttttctttgttttgaaaaCCCAAATCAgctggttttattttgtgtttcttcaCAAGATGATCATATTAGTTAGCTACACTATGACTAAGTCTACTACACAGCGGACTTGTTGCTGCAAAAGGGAGAAAAGGAGCACCAGAGTTAGTGCCAGGATTTGTGTGATGTAACCTCCACCCTCCTCCTATTCACTCTTCTTTCTCAATCTCACTCTCTATCATACTCTCAATTCCTTGCTTGGCTGCTTGCTACTAGACAGTACAGTGGCCAAGAGCAGTCGAGTGACAAGCTGACGGGCCAGATTGTCGGGTCCATTGCATCCCCCAGCAGAGACGCCAgccacctctgtacttctcccCTACTCCCCCTGCCTCCTGGGCCAGGTCCAGAGCCCACATCCTGGGAACATGGGGACGGACGGCTGGAGCCGACAGCAGAATAAGAGAGTTCATAGGAAAAGCCGTGTCCGCGTGTGGCTGGGGAGGCGTTGATGCTGCCCATGTCATTTTGGCAATACGCACGGCTCGATGTGCTGGCGTCAATCACGCCAGAAGTCAAAGAGACGCTCCATTAATCTTGCTCAGCATCACAATCTTTTACCCAATGACTTCTGACAgcacaaaaaaactgttttctctttgttctACTTTGTTATTGTTCATTTGGTGTCCATATGAGGGTCTCTGATGTTCATAAAAAAAGGTCCTACGTATGGGAGAACAGATTTCATGGAAACAGATTCTCAGAGTAGCATTTCAGATAACaagaacacagcagaaaatATGACAACATCATATAGCTGCAGCTGAAGACGGTATAAacacagtgagagagaaaaaattataGAGTTTAGGAGCCTGCAGACAGCGTGATAGTTCGGTACATTTATCAAAACAGAATCTCGGCATGGCACGAACTCTTAAACTTTGCCCCTCTCACTCCTGGAAGTATCACACTGTGGTGGCCCGGCTGTGTTTGAGCGCTAGTGGTGAATACTCCTTAATACGAACGCACAGTTTGCCCCTCAGCCAGGGGTTCTGAAGCTCCAGGGGACAGAAGTCATCCTGAAGCCACTTTTCTCTGTCGTCCACAATCAGCACGAGGCCAAAGTGCTTCAGCTGTTCAGGACTGTAGTAAACACACTGCTCCTGTTCATCGCCATTTCCACTGCTGCCCATCATGCGCCGAGACACAACGTTCATCTCCTGCACCACCAGCTGGACCATCTCCCGTGCGGATGTGCCTGGAGTTACACAAAGCTAAAAATGCAGGAGGAGATATTAGCTTTTGCCAAAATAAACACAAGGCGGTTTTACTTCAAGTCCCTTCCAATCCAAAATTTATCAATACCTTAACGCTGGTCTCCTTTGGCAGACCTGTACGATACTGCGGGTAGACTCTGAGTGTTGCATGACAGCCTTTCCTGAGAGCAGCAGGCGATGGTGAGGCGAGTCTCTGAGTGCCGCTGTCCTCTGATAATGTGCGTGCCGGTGGAAGCCGTGGTAAGCAGCGTTCAGCGGAACAACAGCGGTCTACTGATGAGGGCCTGTGCCATCTTTGCTGCGGTGAAGTGGAGGGTGAAGGGCAATTAGTGTGGTAGGAGTAAGGCTGCTGGTGGGCTGACGTGGTGGAAGGGAACTCTAGACTGCTGGTCCTCACACAGAAGGCCTGTCTTTTCTCTGTGATGTGCAAAAGCTCAATCTGCCTGCTGGGCAGGATGAAGTCACTGTCAAGCAGCTCCGGAGCCCCCCTTCGCCtttctcctccacatcgaaaccctccacctcctccacacCTCTCACCTTCTCTCCCGTGCTGCGGCTCTGATGCCTGAAGGACGTCTGGTGTAGAATCCCGCAGCGCTCCCCCTCCACGTCCACCCCCACTGAGATGCATCCCTCCTCCTGAACCACTCCCCTCAATACGCAGGAAACCACGGGGCTCCAGGGGTGCAGAGGACGAGAGAGGTGAAGGGGGCAACAGGTCCAGCTCACGGGGGCTCTGGGCACGACTGGAGTCATAGTCACTGTCAGTAGTGAGGAAAACTTCAGAGGAGCCTTCCTCATCTGAGAGACCAGCAAAATCTGAAGggtgtgagaaagagaaatcTATATGAGTAAAATAGTTCCACAATAtcagattttctgttttaaaaatcttatatttataataaaatctTTTGCAGCCACAGAATCAGATGTTTCTGACCTGAGTGCTTGCGGCAGGGTTCAGGTGAAGGCACAGGGGAGGGCATGAAGTCTGGTTGAGATGAGGTAGAGGGAGGCTTTTCAGGCATCACTTCCTTAGAGAAGTCAATTATCCAGCTTACAGAGATGCCTCCTGTTGGCTGCTTGTAGCGGGCATACTGCAAGGCATCCATGATCCACCTCACATCCCGCCACACCTCCTCCATTTGCTGTTGTAAAGTCATTGAGATCATAACTTACAAGTGACATGTAATACTGTGCTAATCTGGAACTGTGCTTTATAATGGGATCCTTGCACCAAGATGTTGCTACAGTGTTAGATAAATCAAAATAGTTGAGATGTATTGCCCCGTTTTTGCCCCTGGATGCTGGCAGTATGCTGTACCTGTATGTGGTCCTGAACTTGTTGGTGTTTCTTCTTGGCAGCAAGGAGCTCAGCTTCAGAGAACGCCTCCCGCAGTGCCTGCTGAGACATGAGGGACTCCAGCTCCAGCAAGGCGGACACCCTGCAGTACTGGCCGATGAAACTGGGGCAATAGGCATTAAAGTGGACTGCGGAAGAAAGGGAATCCAATAAGGcccaaaaaagaaatataaaatgctcTGCCAGTGAATACAGAAACATATACAGTAACAACAGTtggtcaaatatttattttatataatactGTTTTTGATTATGACCCTGCATAAAATTTGATATACTTACCCAACTCAAAGATCTGCAGGGGCAGTGTGAGGAAGCCAGAGCGGGGGGAGTATGGATTATTCTGACCAGGAGCTGTGCATACTTCATCTGAAggtggcaggaggagaaggaaaGATACTTTCTCCCCAAACTCCAACACTTCCTGGCTGTAAATACGGAAGTCCTGTGCCTAAACATAAAGAAACAGGTGATCTTGGTGGATCTCTGGAACCACAGGCACCGATATAAGCTTAATTTAAGTCCTTTAAATTAAtaagccatttttaaggaaggggaacagggaaaaaaggctgagttatgccaaattacacaagaacttgactaaaaatcagtggcaacaggtctgatggagggatgaatccaaatgtgaaatttttggttacagccatctataaaacacggtggaggctctgtcacggtttttgaggtttttgaggctgcatttcagccagtggtgttggagagcttgtcaaaatttgatggaattatgaatgcataAAAGAACCATGAGATTCTGATTCACCATCAAATACCAtgtggaaagcatctgattggcaacggcttaatttttcagcatgaaaactATCCCAAACACGCTGCCAATGCTGTTAAAGCATATATggatagaaaaatacacaatgcaACAGTTtaagtcatggattggcctccccagagccaggacctcaacattattgacagagaacagcacacagagcagccaacatccaaagaagagctctaaATGTCTTTCAATAATCCATTCTCCTAGCAAAATACAaggaaatgagaggtggctcaagatttttgcacagtactgtatatgtatCAACACAGCGCATATTTATATTCATAGTCATGTAGCTTTTTATAGCAGTAAAGTTTATGGTGCTGGTGTTCCTCCATTTGAACAGTTGGTGGGAAAAATCAAATGGACAATGACTACCATTGTGCAAGAATTCAAACCATGTTCTTTTAGAGAAATCATGTAGAATTAGTGGTCTAACCAACGCTGCCTCAATTTCCACTGGAATCATTTTAAAGAGCTTTGTGCTGGTGCTGCTGCCCGACTGGCTCTATGTTTCCCTAGGTTCTATGCATCAGTCAAAATCAGTTTTACTAAACAAATTGTGCACTCGCTCACTAAGTAGACCTATCAGGCCTACTGATGCAGTTGTCTTGTTCTGACCTGATTGCCAGGAACGTTGATGTGAGCTATCAGGTCCTTGATGGCACTGCGCAGGTCCTGTAGGAGGCGATGGGGAGCACTCTGTACGTCATGGTCCATTTCCAGCGACTCATCCAGAGAGCTGAGGGCCTGAAGCCACTGCCACTCCTCTCtaaaatgtcacagaaacaaCATTTTCATTGTCTTACTCCTGAAATTCACCAGCCTAACGAGCAGCATACCAACATAGACAAACATTATTTCAACCCACTGCACCACAACTTAATTAACATATTAAATGACACATGATCCCCACCTGGACACATTACTGTTGTCTCGAATTTTGGTATGACAGAGCACGTTGGGGAGTTTCTGGGGTACCAGTGCTCTTATCTGCTCCACTGATGTACACAGCTTCAGGTAGCCCAGGTATAAGCCTGGAGACAAAAGCTTCCTGCTCCGCCTGTGGTATGCCAGTTTCTCCTGAAAACAGCAGGTAACAGGATGGCAGGGTGtcctttaaaactttttattacattttaataccACACAAACTCAAGATGGGAATCcataataaaagtaaaacttAATGCAGTCACTTCAAAATAAACAGTAAGGTCAAATTAACACTGTCCACCTGCATTTACTAAAAAGCAATTAGACAATTCCTGACAGTCTGGTAGCAACTTGCATCTTCTAATTTCTGTAGACAGTCAAGCAGGCCATCCATTCCTTAACTAACCCCTTGTCAAAATTTGTGGGTCAGACTCTGGCCTGTTCCAAAAGCAGCATGGCCTTAACAGTGGAGTTACACTGCATGACCTAAAGGTGTACAGGAGGCCAAAATAACGGCTTTGTATGCTGGAGTTTCTTGCGCTGATTTAAGATCCACccaaactaaaattaaaatttactaCAATTTAATacccttttatttatataagtgactttcagatattttaaggcttt is a window encoding:
- the ankfn1b gene encoding ankyrin repeat and fibronectin type-III domain-containing protein 1, whose product is MTQPMRGDQAHQPASARKSASLSSPSAARRLYRNLSGKFRVGTNPPALEDSVVSGRGGDKERLRKTTIFQSNEALFEAVEHQELDLVQLLLSQYSLEELDLNTPNSEGLLPLDIAIMTNNVPMAKLLLRAGAKESPHFVSLEGRAVHLATLVQEAEQRVLELQPQVRNEGPGEREGSDRERQLKAWEWRLRLFRRMQTGFEHANPPDAPSVISLSVSSSTSLKVDFQEPLCVNSAVVTKYKVSWSSNPSFSPQLGEMIVDDTTQLQCNITGLTPGTYYYIQVSAYNMKGWGPPKVSTPACAAPSSWRDIDGRAPRQRGQKEALDQLLGQIKEAHRHCVCHEQCKAPPQSRKHSVSKSLRHLFQPTNKFVKSLKRGLYLASIFYRDDNVLVTPEEQIPIVEIEDSYSSSLMQDFLWFTKVSYLWEEISWLQQCLSPSQTSCSCTLQTRLKMLQAVSHLQGALGTQDLGQVYFEPIKDKHGNALLVLLKDMNTSPNLDGVRWTQLCKLQLQRKSISSPEEPTALDMLLITLHEKLAYHRRSRKLLSPGLYLGYLKLCTSVEQIRALVPQKLPNVLCHTKIRDNSNVSREEWQWLQALSSLDESLEMDHDVQSAPHRLLQDLRSAIKDLIAHINVPGNQAQDFRIYSQEVLEFGEKVSFLLLLPPSDEVCTAPGQNNPYSPRSGFLTLPLQIFELVHFNAYCPSFIGQYCRVSALLELESLMSQQALREAFSEAELLAAKKKHQQVQDHIQQMEEVWRDVRWIMDALQYARYKQPTGGISVSWIIDFSKEVMPEKPPSTSSQPDFMPSPVPSPEPCRKHSDFAGLSDEEGSSEVFLTTDSDYDSSRAQSPRELDLLPPSPLSSSAPLEPRGFLRIEGSGSGGGMHLSGGGRGGGALRDSTPDVLQASEPQHGREGERCGGGGGFRCGGERRRGAPELLDSDFILPSRQIELLHITEKRQAFCVRTSSLEFPSTTSAHQQPYSYHTNCPSPSTSPQQRWHRPSSVDRCCSAERCLPRLPPARTLSEDSGTQRLASPSPAALRKGCHATLRVYPQYRTGLPKETSVKLCVTPGTSAREMVQLVVQEMNVVSRRMMGSSGNGDEQEQCVYYSPEQLKHFGLVLIVDDREKWLQDDFCPLELQNPWLRGKLCVRIKEYSPLALKHSRATTV